A stretch of the Pan paniscus chromosome 2, NHGRI_mPanPan1-v2.0_pri, whole genome shotgun sequence genome encodes the following:
- the LOC100973650 gene encoding neugrin — protein sequence MEGFDVCTDVIRRRVLKGKFVPTLEQKLKPDQKVLKKAGLAYSLQQLQGSGNTWKLLPAGDSVSGSLLMLGHEASSKAPNYSTTLKVIESNTHRTNTPRGWKGRNKGIQHLEESFVTVAAVLGHQRKLQKYSSDCESIRRTGHGGLPSDQKLEELKAGEPDNQQQSSAEGRELFDSSGNFLYRI from the exons ATGGaaggctttgatgtctgcactgaTGTGATCCGaa GAAGAGTTTTAAAAGGCAAGTTTGTACCCACATTGGAGCAGAAGCTGAAGCCGGATCAAAAAGTCCTTAAGAAAGCTGGGCTTGCCTACTCGCTTCAGCAGCTCCAGGGCTCTGGAAATACCTGGAAGCTGCTCCCTGCAGGCGACTCTGTATCAGGCTCTTTGCTTATGCTAGGGCATGAAGCCTCATCCAAAGCCCCGAATTACAGCACAACTTTGAAAGTGATAGAGTCAAACACTCACAGGACAAACACACCAAGGGGatggaagggaagaaataaaggaatcCAGCACCTGGAGGAGAGCTTTGTGACTGTTGCTGCAGTCCTGGGTCATCAGAGAAAGCTTCAGAAGTACTCCAGTGATTGTGAGAGCATCAGAAGAACTGGCCATGGTGGGTTGCCAAGTGATCAGAAGCTGGAGGAGTTAAAGGCAGGGGAGCCAGATAACCAGCAGCAAAGTAGTGCAGAGGGGCGAGAGTTATTTGACAGCAGCGGGAACTTCCTGTACAGAATTTGA